From a region of the Stenotrophomonas sp. BIO128-Bstrain genome:
- the kdpB gene encoding potassium-transporting ATPase subunit KdpB — MSTYPLNVSSHRRQRLLDGAGWRRALRDAVIKLSPRHLLHSPVMAVVMVGTVVSALVTLTGNAPLGFGLAVTAILLLTVLFGNFAEAVAEARGRGQAASLRRARQDLSARRLAAAHAGASETQVPAAELRPGDHVIVSAGELIPADGEIVQGLATINEAAVTGESAPVLREAGTDRSGVIGGTKVLSDQIIVRITAEPGHSFLDRMIALVEGANRQKTPNEVALTLLLAAMTLTFLVVVATLPAIGAFVGVQVDPLLLIALLVCLIPTTIGGLLPAIGIAGMNRALAANVLAKSGKAVEVAGDVDVLLLDKTGTITHGDRQATHFHALAGIDATQLREAALLSSLADPTPEGKSVVRLAREQGCTTAEPDRADYLAFSAQTRMSGVDLDGGRRIRKGASDAITAYVRELGGTVPSELPGRVEQVARNGATPLVVCEGRHVLGVIELSDVVKHGMREKFAQLRAMGIRTVMITGDNPLTAAAIAAEAGVDDYIAEARPEDKLARIRAEQAGGRLVAMVGDGTNDAPALAQADIGLAMNSGTQAAKEAGNMVDLDSDPAKLLAVVEVGKQQLITRGALTTFSLANDVSKYFAILPALFASTLPAMAALNVMHLSSPRNAVLAALIFNALVIPALIPLALRGVRFRPATATALLRRNMLVYGLGGVLLPFAAIKLIDLFLVSVFGA, encoded by the coding sequence ATGAGTACGTATCCGTTGAACGTTTCTTCCCATCGCCGCCAGCGCCTGCTCGACGGCGCCGGCTGGCGCCGTGCCCTGCGCGACGCCGTCATCAAGCTCTCGCCCCGGCACCTGCTGCACAGCCCGGTGATGGCCGTGGTGATGGTCGGCACAGTGGTCAGCGCCCTGGTCACGCTGACCGGCAATGCGCCGCTGGGCTTCGGCCTGGCGGTCACCGCGATCCTGCTGCTGACGGTGCTGTTCGGCAACTTCGCCGAGGCGGTGGCCGAAGCGCGCGGCCGGGGCCAGGCCGCCTCGCTTAGACGCGCCCGGCAGGACCTCAGCGCGCGCCGGTTGGCGGCCGCGCATGCCGGGGCCAGCGAGACCCAGGTCCCGGCCGCCGAACTGCGCCCGGGCGACCATGTGATCGTCAGTGCCGGGGAACTGATCCCGGCCGATGGCGAGATCGTGCAGGGCCTGGCCACCATCAACGAAGCGGCGGTGACCGGCGAATCGGCCCCCGTGCTGCGCGAAGCGGGTACCGACCGCAGTGGCGTGATCGGCGGCACCAAGGTGCTCTCCGACCAGATCATCGTGCGCATCACCGCCGAGCCGGGTCACAGCTTCCTGGACCGGATGATCGCCCTGGTGGAAGGCGCGAACCGCCAGAAGACCCCGAACGAGGTCGCCCTGACCCTGCTGCTGGCGGCGATGACGCTGACCTTCCTGGTGGTGGTGGCGACGCTGCCGGCGATCGGTGCGTTCGTTGGTGTGCAGGTCGATCCGCTGCTGTTGATCGCGCTGCTGGTGTGTTTGATTCCGACCACCATCGGCGGCTTGCTGCCGGCCATCGGTATCGCCGGCATGAACCGGGCGCTGGCCGCCAACGTGCTGGCCAAGTCCGGCAAGGCGGTGGAAGTGGCCGGCGACGTGGACGTGCTGCTGCTCGACAAGACCGGCACGATCACCCATGGCGACCGCCAGGCCACGCACTTCCATGCACTGGCGGGGATTGATGCCACGCAGCTGCGCGAAGCAGCGCTGCTGTCCTCGCTGGCCGACCCGACGCCGGAAGGCAAATCGGTCGTGCGTCTCGCGCGTGAGCAGGGCTGCACCACCGCCGAGCCGGACCGTGCGGACTATCTTGCGTTCTCTGCGCAGACCCGCATGTCCGGTGTGGATCTGGACGGCGGCCGCCGCATCCGCAAGGGCGCTTCCGATGCGATCACCGCGTATGTGCGTGAGCTGGGCGGCACCGTGCCGTCGGAGCTGCCGGGCCGCGTGGAGCAGGTGGCGCGCAACGGTGCCACCCCGCTGGTGGTGTGCGAAGGCCGCCATGTGCTGGGCGTGATCGAGCTGTCGGACGTGGTCAAGCACGGCATGCGCGAGAAGTTCGCGCAGCTGCGCGCGATGGGCATCCGCACGGTGATGATCACCGGCGACAACCCGCTGACCGCTGCGGCGATCGCCGCCGAAGCCGGTGTGGACGACTACATCGCCGAGGCCCGCCCCGAAGACAAGCTGGCCCGCATCCGCGCCGAGCAGGCCGGTGGGCGGCTGGTGGCGATGGTCGGCGACGGTACCAACGACGCCCCGGCGCTGGCCCAGGCCGACATCGGGCTGGCGATGAACTCCGGCACGCAGGCCGCCAAGGAGGCCGGCAACATGGTCGATCTGGATTCGGACCCGGCCAAGCTGCTGGCGGTGGTGGAAGTGGGCAAGCAGCAGCTGATCACCCGCGGTGCGCTGACCACCTTCTCGCTGGCCAACGATGTCTCCAAGTATTTCGCGATCCTACCGGCGCTGTTCGCCTCCACCCTGCCGGCGATGGCGGCGCTGAACGTGATGCACCTGTCCAGCCCGCGCAATGCGGTGCTGGCGGCGCTGATCTTCAACGCCCTGGTGATCCCGGCGCTGATCCCGCTGGCCTTGCGCGGGGTGCGCTTCCGCCCGGCCACGGCCACCGCGCTGCTGCGCCGGAACATGCTGGTGTACGGCCTGGGCGGCGTGCTGCTGCCGTTTGCGGCCATCAAATTGATCGACCTCTTCCTCGTCTCGGTATTCGGCGCATGA
- the kdpC gene encoding potassium-transporting ATPase subunit KdpC yields the protein MNRSLATSVPRPARSRAAASLHLQQDSAWRPALVLGVSSLLLLGLAYAVATTSVSRLLFPAQADGSLLIRDGQVRASQLIAQPFVGDGYFQARPSAANYDPMAAAGSNMARSNPALQERVQAAITAVAAREGVPAAQVPGDLVTQSGAGMDPEISPAAAQVQVARVARSRGLPAERVAALVQASTLGPQWGVFGQARVNVMTLNLALEDLKARP from the coding sequence ATGAACCGCTCGCTTGCTACGTCCGTCCCCCGTCCGGCGCGCAGTCGCGCGGCCGCCTCCCTCCACCTGCAGCAGGACAGCGCCTGGCGCCCGGCCCTCGTGCTCGGCGTGAGCAGCCTGTTGCTGCTCGGCCTGGCCTATGCAGTGGCCACGACCAGCGTGAGCCGGCTGCTGTTCCCGGCGCAGGCCGATGGCAGCCTGCTGATCCGCGACGGGCAGGTGCGTGCCTCGCAGCTTATCGCCCAGCCGTTCGTCGGCGATGGCTACTTCCAGGCGCGGCCCTCGGCGGCCAACTATGACCCGATGGCCGCGGCCGGCAGCAACATGGCGCGCAGCAACCCGGCGCTGCAGGAACGGGTGCAGGCGGCGATCACGGCGGTGGCCGCACGCGAAGGCGTGCCTGCCGCGCAGGTGCCCGGCGATCTGGTAACCCAGTCCGGCGCCGGCATGGACCCGGAGATCTCCCCGGCCGCCGCGCAGGTGCAGGTGGCCCGCGTGGCACGCAGCCGTGGCCTGCCGGCCGAGCGCGTCGCCGCGTTGGTGCAGGCCAGCACGCTGGGCCCGCAGTGGGGCGTGTTCGGCCAGGCCCGGGTCAACGTGATGACGTTGAACCTGGCGCTGGAGGATCTCAAGGCCCGACCGTGA
- a CDS encoding sensor histidine kinase KdpD, with product MSDSRTRQADALVDTLQREAGGKLTVFLGAAPGVGKTFSMLTRAHEQLRRGVDVVIGLVETHGRAETSALLAGLPQVPLLQREYQQHALEEMDLDAVLARRPALVLVDELAHRNVPGSRHERRWQDVMELLDAGIDVWTTVNIQHLESLNDVVMRITGVRVSETVPDAVLDRLHDIVLVDLPPRELIERLQQGKVYVPEQAAQALQAFFSPANLTALRELAMQEAADRVDSSLRETRAARGEGNLPLRRRVLVAIDGGGQSEYLVRVGRRIAERRDAPWTVVTVQARAHDEQTRREIDAAFALARRLGGEAELLHGSSIADALLDHAAHNGVSTLVLGRTRERPLARMLNRTLTQQLIRRGAHFEITIIGTPQARARARRSGLSIPSRSAGKDALLALGATAAACLVALVAERWIGLYDLSMVFIVAVVMVAARSRTSAAVIAAALCFLAYNFFFIAPRFTFAISARQGVITVFLFLAAALVAGRLASRLRMQVVALRAANRHAHARQALGRQLASAASNEQVAQAGREALEQAMDAPAWLRIGQYTSASGSAAPGDTDLAAADWAHRHGQPSGRFTDTLAGAGWWFLPLLDGDDRAIGVAGMRFPREAPRLTPEQRQLAEAMVDDIAQAALRTQLVADLEKAHVSNETERLRSALLSSVSHDLRSPLAAMIGSADSLSSYADAMDASDRRALLDTILVEGERLDRYIQNLLDMTRLGHDGLQINRDWIGVDELVGSAARRLQRYQPDVLLKLDIPAELAPIWVHPALVEQAVFNVMENAAKFSPPGAAVEVQARLVEGELRIDVLDAGPGIPDEERARIFDMFYSVERGDRGRHGTGLGLTICQGMIGAHGGSVQALPGRDGRGTLIRITLPLLHPHPADDNDDS from the coding sequence ATGAGCGACTCCCGTACCCGCCAGGCCGATGCCCTGGTCGACACCCTGCAGCGCGAAGCCGGCGGCAAGCTCACTGTGTTCCTGGGCGCGGCCCCGGGGGTAGGCAAGACCTTCAGCATGCTGACCCGCGCGCATGAGCAGCTGCGCCGTGGCGTGGACGTGGTGATCGGGCTGGTGGAAACCCACGGCCGCGCCGAGACCTCGGCGCTGCTGGCGGGCCTGCCGCAGGTACCGCTGCTGCAACGCGAGTACCAACAGCACGCGCTGGAAGAAATGGATCTGGATGCGGTGCTGGCGCGTCGCCCGGCCCTGGTGCTGGTCGACGAACTGGCGCATCGCAATGTGCCCGGCAGTCGCCATGAACGGCGCTGGCAGGATGTGATGGAACTGCTCGATGCCGGCATCGACGTGTGGACCACGGTCAACATCCAGCACCTGGAAAGCCTCAACGACGTGGTCATGCGCATCACCGGGGTGCGCGTCAGCGAGACCGTGCCGGATGCGGTACTCGACCGCCTGCACGACATCGTGCTGGTGGACCTGCCGCCGCGCGAACTGATCGAGCGCCTGCAGCAGGGCAAGGTCTATGTGCCGGAGCAGGCGGCGCAGGCGCTGCAGGCATTTTTCTCGCCGGCCAACCTGACCGCACTGCGCGAATTGGCGATGCAGGAAGCCGCCGACCGCGTGGACAGCAGCCTGCGCGAGACCCGTGCCGCGCGCGGCGAAGGCAACCTGCCGCTGCGCCGCCGCGTGCTGGTGGCGATCGATGGCGGCGGCCAGAGCGAGTACCTGGTGCGGGTCGGCCGGCGCATCGCCGAGCGGCGCGATGCGCCGTGGACGGTGGTGACGGTGCAGGCGCGCGCGCACGACGAGCAGACCCGGCGCGAGATCGATGCCGCCTTCGCCCTCGCCCGCCGCCTCGGGGGTGAGGCCGAACTGCTGCATGGCTCCAGCATCGCCGATGCGCTGCTCGATCACGCCGCACACAACGGGGTCTCCACGCTGGTGCTGGGCCGCACGCGCGAGCGGCCGCTGGCGCGCATGCTCAACCGCACGCTGACCCAGCAGCTGATCCGTCGTGGCGCGCATTTCGAGATCACCATCATCGGCACACCACAGGCGCGGGCGCGGGCGCGGCGGTCGGGGCTGTCCATTCCCAGCCGCAGCGCCGGCAAGGACGCGCTGCTGGCGCTCGGCGCCACGGCGGCGGCCTGCCTGGTGGCGCTGGTCGCCGAGCGCTGGATCGGGCTGTACGACCTGTCGATGGTGTTCATCGTGGCGGTGGTGATGGTCGCCGCGCGCAGCCGCACCAGTGCGGCGGTGATCGCCGCCGCGCTGTGTTTCCTGGCCTACAACTTCTTCTTCATCGCGCCGCGCTTCACCTTCGCGATCAGTGCGCGCCAGGGCGTGATCACGGTCTTCCTGTTCCTGGCCGCTGCCTTGGTGGCAGGGCGGTTGGCCTCGCGCCTGCGCATGCAGGTGGTCGCGTTGCGCGCGGCCAACCGGCACGCGCATGCGCGCCAGGCACTGGGCCGGCAACTGGCCAGTGCGGCGAGCAACGAGCAGGTCGCGCAGGCCGGCCGCGAGGCACTGGAACAGGCGATGGACGCCCCGGCGTGGCTGCGCATCGGGCAGTACACCAGTGCCAGCGGCAGCGCCGCACCGGGCGACACCGATCTGGCCGCGGCCGACTGGGCGCACCGGCATGGCCAACCCAGCGGACGCTTCACCGATACCCTGGCCGGTGCTGGCTGGTGGTTCCTGCCGCTGCTGGACGGCGACGACCGCGCGATCGGCGTGGCCGGCATGCGCTTCCCGCGCGAGGCACCGCGGCTGACACCGGAACAACGGCAGCTGGCCGAAGCGATGGTGGACGACATCGCGCAGGCCGCGCTGCGCACCCAGCTGGTGGCCGACCTGGAAAAGGCGCATGTGAGCAACGAGACCGAGCGGCTGCGTTCGGCGCTGCTGTCGTCTGTGTCGCATGACCTGCGCTCGCCGCTGGCAGCGATGATCGGCTCGGCCGACAGCCTCTCCAGCTATGCCGATGCGATGGACGCCAGCGACCGGCGCGCCCTGCTGGACACCATCCTGGTGGAAGGCGAGCGCCTGGACCGCTACATCCAGAACCTGCTGGACATGACCCGGCTGGGCCATGACGGGCTGCAGATCAACCGCGACTGGATCGGCGTGGACGAGCTGGTCGGCTCGGCCGCGCGCCGCCTGCAGCGCTATCAGCCCGATGTGCTGTTGAAGCTGGACATACCCGCTGAGCTGGCGCCGATCTGGGTGCATCCGGCGCTGGTTGAACAGGCCGTGTTCAACGTGATGGAGAACGCCGCCAAGTTCTCCCCGCCCGGCGCGGCGGTGGAGGTGCAGGCACGGTTGGTCGAGGGCGAATTGCGCATCGACGTGCTCGATGCCGGACCGGGCATCCCGGACGAGGAGCGCGCGCGCATCTTCGACATGTTCTACAGCGTGGAACGCGGCGACCGTGGCCGGCATGGCACCGGGCTGGGCCTGACCATCTGCCAGGGCATGATCGGCGCGCATGGCGGCAGCGTACAGGCGCTGCCGGGCCGCGACGGACGCGGTACCCTGATCCGCATCACCCTGCCCTTGCTGCATCCCCACCCCGCCGATGACAACGACGATTCCTGA
- a CDS encoding response regulator transcription factor, whose product MTTTIPEASHGVPPARVLVIDDEAQIRRFLEISLRAQGYRVSQAATGQAGLEALVGEGADLVILDIGLPDMEGHEVLGELRQWSQVPVIMLTVRASETEKVRALDAGANDYVTKPFGTQELMARVRALLRSRTVSSEGVLPQFDDGHLHIDLVRREVHLDGAPVALTRKEYALLSLLLRNAGRVVTQPQILQEIWGPTHQHDTHYLRILVGKLRHKLGDSALDSRYLFTEPGVGLRFKG is encoded by the coding sequence ATGACAACGACGATTCCTGAGGCTTCCCACGGCGTGCCCCCGGCGCGCGTGCTGGTGATCGACGATGAAGCGCAGATCCGGCGCTTCCTGGAGATCAGCCTGCGCGCGCAGGGCTACCGCGTGTCCCAGGCCGCGACCGGCCAAGCCGGGCTGGAAGCACTGGTCGGCGAAGGGGCGGATCTGGTGATCCTGGATATCGGCCTGCCCGACATGGAAGGCCATGAGGTACTTGGCGAGCTGCGCCAGTGGAGCCAGGTGCCGGTGATCATGTTGACCGTGCGCGCCAGCGAGACCGAGAAGGTGCGGGCGCTGGATGCCGGTGCGAACGACTACGTGACCAAGCCGTTCGGTACGCAGGAGCTGATGGCGCGTGTGCGGGCACTGCTGCGCTCGCGCACGGTCTCCAGCGAAGGCGTGCTGCCGCAGTTCGATGATGGCCACCTGCATATCGATCTGGTCCGGCGCGAAGTGCACCTGGACGGCGCGCCGGTGGCGTTGACCCGCAAGGAGTACGCACTGTTGTCGCTGCTGCTGCGCAACGCCGGGCGGGTGGTGACCCAGCCGCAGATCCTGCAGGAGATCTGGGGACCGACCCACCAGCACGACACCCACTACCTGCGGATCCTGGTCGGCAAGCTGCGCCACAAGCTGGGCGATTCGGCGCTGGATTCGCGCTATCTGTTCACCGAGCCGGGCGTGGGGCTGCGCTTCAAGGGGTGA
- a CDS encoding phosphomannomutase/phosphoglucomutase translates to MSKAKAEGRPRFTTGRSVPLLAVLLVLLAGWFGWSGVRQWRQAAVGADLEQSRDRVVEGLQTAVTGQLGRFGKVLKTGPVASALASGNAQGAAVAIREGWPGVEDVQVLTADLDAAYADPKAFGYSRLALLEAAIADDKPVARVVRDAGGQRLGLAAAVDLGPQGAAVIYVRQPLLRLTGVFDQVAVPADGYLALRQGNHNVVEQGSRALSGGAEALARPIGTSGLRLSAAVPDIEPGPLGLGAISSAIVALLLLLIAVLLVLGKGKVPLPRRRGADDGAADAGPTLSESLAQAPLAVEAVDTSDEAAPPPPSVPGESVAPDIFRAYDIRGVVGRELTPKVAALIGQAIGSVLQVQGLRDIVVGRDGRLSGPELTAGLIEGLRRAGCNVTDIGLAPTPVVYFASYHLRAGSCVAVTGSHNPPDYNGFKIVVGGETLSGDAITELYHRIRDGQLHVASEPGSFQTREVNADYIQRIADDVQLDRPLKVVADAGNGVAGELAQPLLEAIGAEVIPLYCDVDGSFPNHHPDPSDPRNLEDLIQTVKRFDADIGLAFDGDGDRLGVVTREGKIIYADRLLMLFAADVLMRNPGALVIYDVKCTGKLSDYVLRNGGSPLMWKTGHSLMKAKMRETDAELAGEMSGHFFFKERWFGFDDGLYAASRLLEILAQRDETPSEVLDELPDSVSTPELKVPVDAGTPHALVSLFVSSVQVEDSPFAGARLSTIDGLRADFPDGWGLVRASNTTPVLVLRFEADDEAALERIKALFRAQLQPLLPGVELGF, encoded by the coding sequence ATGAGCAAGGCGAAGGCGGAAGGACGGCCGCGGTTCACGACAGGGCGCTCGGTGCCGCTGTTGGCCGTGCTGCTGGTGCTGTTGGCGGGCTGGTTCGGGTGGAGCGGTGTGCGCCAATGGCGCCAGGCGGCCGTTGGCGCCGACCTTGAACAGTCGCGTGACCGCGTGGTCGAGGGGCTGCAGACGGCGGTGACGGGTCAGCTGGGCAGGTTCGGCAAGGTGCTCAAGACCGGGCCCGTTGCCAGTGCACTGGCCAGCGGCAATGCACAGGGGGCGGCCGTGGCCATCCGCGAAGGCTGGCCGGGCGTGGAAGACGTCCAGGTCCTGACCGCCGATCTCGATGCGGCGTACGCCGATCCGAAGGCCTTCGGTTACTCGCGCCTGGCGCTGCTCGAAGCCGCCATCGCAGATGACAAGCCGGTGGCCCGCGTCGTACGCGATGCCGGTGGGCAGCGTCTCGGCCTGGCGGCCGCCGTCGATCTGGGCCCGCAGGGTGCCGCGGTCATCTACGTGCGCCAGCCATTGCTGCGTTTGACCGGCGTGTTCGATCAGGTTGCCGTGCCCGCCGACGGTTACCTCGCACTGCGCCAAGGCAACCACAACGTAGTCGAACAGGGCAGCCGCGCGCTGTCCGGCGGCGCTGAAGCGTTGGCGCGCCCGATCGGCACCAGTGGGCTGCGCCTGTCTGCGGCGGTGCCGGACATCGAACCGGGCCCGTTGGGACTGGGGGCGATCTCCAGTGCGATCGTGGCGCTGTTGCTGCTGCTGATCGCGGTGCTGCTGGTGCTCGGCAAAGGCAAAGTGCCCTTGCCGCGCCGCCGCGGTGCGGATGACGGTGCCGCCGACGCCGGCCCGACTCTGAGCGAAAGCCTCGCCCAGGCACCGCTTGCGGTGGAGGCCGTCGACACCAGCGACGAGGCAGCACCGCCGCCGCCCTCCGTGCCGGGCGAATCCGTTGCCCCCGATATCTTCCGCGCTTACGACATCCGCGGCGTGGTCGGCCGCGAGCTGACCCCCAAGGTCGCCGCCCTGATCGGGCAGGCGATCGGTTCGGTCCTGCAGGTGCAGGGCCTGCGCGACATCGTGGTGGGTCGCGATGGCCGCCTGTCCGGCCCCGAACTCACCGCCGGTCTGATCGAAGGCCTGCGCCGCGCCGGCTGCAACGTCACCGACATCGGCCTCGCACCGACCCCGGTGGTGTACTTCGCCAGCTACCACCTGCGCGCCGGCAGCTGCGTGGCGGTGACCGGCAGCCACAACCCGCCCGACTACAACGGCTTCAAGATCGTGGTCGGCGGCGAGACGCTGTCCGGTGATGCGATCACCGAGCTGTACCACCGCATCCGCGATGGGCAGCTGCACGTGGCATCAGAACCGGGCAGCTTCCAGACCCGCGAGGTCAATGCCGATTACATCCAGCGCATTGCCGATGACGTGCAGCTGGACCGCCCGCTCAAGGTGGTCGCCGATGCGGGCAACGGCGTGGCCGGCGAACTCGCCCAGCCGCTGCTGGAGGCGATTGGTGCCGAGGTCATTCCGCTGTACTGCGATGTGGACGGCAGCTTCCCGAACCACCATCCGGACCCGAGCGACCCGCGCAACCTGGAAGACCTGATCCAGACCGTGAAGCGCTTCGACGCGGATATCGGCCTGGCCTTCGATGGCGATGGCGACCGGCTTGGCGTGGTCACCCGCGAAGGAAAGATCATCTATGCCGATCGGCTGTTGATGCTGTTCGCGGCCGACGTGCTGATGCGCAACCCGGGCGCGCTGGTGATCTACGACGTGAAGTGCACCGGCAAGCTCTCCGACTACGTGCTGCGCAACGGTGGCAGCCCGCTGATGTGGAAGACCGGCCACTCGCTGATGAAGGCCAAGATGCGCGAGACCGACGCCGAGCTGGCGGGCGAGATGAGCGGCCACTTCTTCTTCAAGGAACGCTGGTTCGGCTTCGACGACGGTCTGTACGCCGCCTCGCGCCTGCTGGAGATCCTGGCCCAGCGCGATGAGACGCCGTCGGAGGTGCTCGACGAGCTGCCCGACAGCGTCTCCACCCCGGAGTTGAAGGTGCCGGTCGATGCGGGTACCCCGCACGCGCTGGTGTCCTTGTTCGTCTCCTCGGTGCAGGTGGAGGACTCGCCGTTCGCGGGCGCGCGCCTGTCCACCATCGATGGCCTGCGTGCCGATTTCCCCGATGGCTGGGGCCTGGTGCGCGCATCCAATACGACGCCGGTGCTGGTGCTGCGTTTCGAAGCTGACGACGAGGCGGCACTGGAGCGCATCAAGGCATTGTTCCGCGCGCAGCTGCAACCGCTGCTGCCGGGTGTTGAACTGGGCTTCTGA
- the dut gene encoding dUTP diphosphatase has protein sequence MTIDSSLQPLQVKLLDPRFGDEWPLPAYATEHSAGLDLRAALETELTLQPGDTALIPSGIAIHIADPNLAAVVLPRSGLGHRHGIVLGNGTGLIDADYQGPLLISAWNRGREPFTLQPGDRIAQLVVLPIARVALQVVDTFTDSARGTGGFGHTGVR, from the coding sequence ATGACCATCGATTCCTCCCTCCAGCCCCTGCAGGTCAAGCTGCTGGACCCGCGTTTCGGCGACGAATGGCCGCTGCCGGCCTATGCCACCGAACACAGCGCCGGGCTGGACCTGCGCGCGGCGCTGGAAACCGAGCTCACCCTGCAGCCGGGCGATACGGCGCTGATTCCCAGCGGTATCGCGATCCATATCGCCGATCCGAACCTGGCCGCGGTGGTGTTGCCGCGCTCGGGCCTGGGCCATCGCCACGGCATCGTGCTGGGCAACGGCACCGGCCTGATCGATGCTGATTACCAGGGGCCGCTGCTGATCAGCGCCTGGAACCGCGGGCGCGAGCCGTTCACTCTGCAGCCCGGCGATCGCATCGCCCAGCTGGTGGTGCTGCCGATTGCACGCGTGGCGCTTCAGGTAGTGGATACTTTCACCGACAGCGCCAGGGGAACGGGTGGATTCGGCCATACCGGGGTGCGCTGA
- the coaBC gene encoding bifunctional phosphopantothenoylcysteine decarboxylase/phosphopantothenate--cysteine ligase CoaBC, producing MADSPQASPAAARPLEGQKLLLCVGGGIAAYKSLELVRRLRDAGAQVQVAMTAGAQQFVTPLSFQALSGQPTRTTLWDSAAEQAMGHIELARWADRIVVAPATADLLARLANGHADDLVTTLCLATTAPLTVCPAMNHRMWLHPATQANIGLLRERGAQVIGPEDGPLAEGESGPGRLTEPHAIVAALATLQAPAPAEPPAASELKGLRVLISAGPTYEDIDPVRYVGNRSSGKMGYALAAAAARLGAQVVLVSGPVQLATPAGVQRVDVRSAAQMREAVLAALPADIYIGAAAVSDYTPRQVAPQKLKKTAGTQSLTLELVRTPDILAEVAAQTNALKLVVGFAAETHDVEKYARGKLVDKRLDLVIANQVGISTGGFESDENAATAYWQGGEQAFPGTSKAVLAEQLLSLIAQRLHA from the coding sequence GTGGCTGACTCCCCCCAGGCTTCTCCGGCGGCCGCGCGCCCGTTGGAAGGCCAGAAGCTGTTGTTGTGCGTTGGTGGCGGGATCGCTGCCTACAAGTCGCTGGAACTGGTGCGCCGCCTGCGCGATGCCGGGGCCCAGGTGCAGGTCGCGATGACCGCCGGGGCCCAGCAGTTCGTCACCCCGCTCAGTTTCCAGGCACTGTCCGGTCAGCCGACCCGCACCACCCTGTGGGACAGCGCGGCCGAGCAGGCCATGGGCCACATCGAGCTGGCGCGCTGGGCCGACCGCATCGTGGTCGCGCCCGCGACCGCCGATCTGCTCGCGCGGCTGGCCAATGGCCACGCCGATGACCTGGTCACCACCCTGTGCCTGGCCACCACCGCGCCGCTGACCGTGTGCCCGGCGATGAACCATCGCATGTGGCTGCACCCGGCCACCCAGGCCAACATCGGCCTGCTGCGCGAGCGCGGTGCCCAGGTGATCGGGCCGGAAGACGGCCCGCTGGCCGAAGGCGAATCCGGCCCCGGCCGGCTCACCGAACCGCACGCGATCGTGGCCGCGCTGGCCACGCTGCAGGCACCGGCCCCGGCCGAGCCGCCGGCCGCCAGTGAACTGAAGGGCCTGCGCGTGCTGATCAGCGCCGGTCCCACCTATGAAGACATCGACCCGGTGCGTTACGTCGGCAACCGCAGCAGCGGCAAGATGGGCTATGCCCTGGCCGCCGCCGCCGCCCGCCTCGGCGCGCAGGTGGTGCTGGTCAGTGGCCCGGTCCAGCTGGCCACGCCCGCGGGCGTGCAGCGTGTCGATGTGCGCTCGGCCGCACAGATGCGCGAAGCGGTGCTCGCTGCACTGCCGGCCGACATCTATATCGGTGCGGCCGCCGTCTCCGATTACACCCCACGCCAGGTCGCCCCGCAGAAACTCAAGAAGACCGCCGGCACCCAGAGCCTGACCCTGGAGCTGGTGCGCACCCCGGACATCCTGGCCGAGGTCGCCGCGCAGACCAACGCGCTCAAGCTGGTGGTCGGCTTCGCTGCCGAAACCCACGACGTGGAGAAGTACGCGCGCGGCAAGCTGGTGGACAAGCGACTGGACCTGGTGATCGCCAACCAGGTCGGGATCAGCACCGGCGGTTTCGAAAGCGATGAAAACGCGGCCACGGCCTACTGGCAGGGCGGCGAACAGGCGTTCCCCGGCACCTCCAAGGCCGTGCTGGCCGAACAACTGTTGTCCCTGATTGCCCAGAGGTTGCACGCATGA
- the radC gene encoding DNA repair protein RadC: MSIRDWPTAERPREKLLAQGAGALSDAELLAIFLGSGLRGRDAVETARDLLQSHGPLRNLLDLPATALAALPGLGPARSCKLVAGLELAHRHLAAELARGDSLRDPAAAGRYFKQRLRSRPNEVFAALFLDNQHRTLACEELFSGTVDAAAVYPREVVRRALLHNAAAVIVSHNHPSGSAEPSLEDRRITTLLQQALALVDIRLLDHVVIGDGAPVSMAARGWMGIAAA, translated from the coding sequence ATGTCGATCCGAGACTGGCCCACTGCCGAGCGTCCCCGCGAAAAGCTGCTTGCCCAGGGCGCCGGCGCCCTGTCCGATGCCGAGCTGCTGGCGATCTTCCTGGGCTCGGGGCTGCGCGGGCGCGATGCGGTGGAGACCGCGCGCGACCTGCTGCAGTCCCACGGCCCCCTGCGCAACCTGCTTGATCTGCCGGCCACCGCGCTGGCCGCCCTGCCCGGCCTGGGCCCGGCCCGCAGCTGCAAGCTGGTGGCCGGGCTGGAACTGGCGCACCGGCATCTGGCCGCCGAGCTGGCCCGGGGCGACAGCCTGCGCGACCCCGCCGCCGCCGGGCGCTACTTCAAGCAGCGGCTTCGGTCGCGTCCCAACGAGGTGTTCGCCGCGCTGTTCCTGGACAACCAGCACCGCACGCTGGCCTGCGAGGAGCTGTTCAGCGGCACGGTGGACGCGGCGGCGGTCTACCCGCGCGAGGTGGTCCGGCGCGCCCTGCTGCACAACGCGGCGGCGGTGATCGTCAGCCACAACCACCCTTCCGGCAGTGCCGAACCCTCGCTGGAAGACCGCCGGATCACCACGCTGCTGCAGCAGGCCTTGGCCCTGGTGGACATCCGCCTGCTCGACCACGTCGTGATCGGCGACGGGGCCCCGGTATCGATGGCCGCGCGCGGGTGGATGGGCATCGCAGCGGCCTGA